One Syntrophales bacterium genomic region harbors:
- a CDS encoding sigma-54 dependent transcriptional regulator: MYKYRILIVDDDELLQKPLKQILSEKYKTVIVGSGEEALDVIKKERFDLVLLDIRLPGIDGIETLKAIRETDKDILVIMMTAYEDIRTVITSMKLGAFDYLVKPLDMEEIEIIVERALENLRLKRELEVLRRAYIREFDVEKIVMASKEIREVFNKADKVARSSDTTVLIEGETGTGKEIVARYIHYRSDRFGRPFMAINCGAISKDLVESELFGYEKGSFTGGLKEGKEGKIEAANGGTLFLDEISELSHQTQVNLLRFLEEKEFYRVGGTAKISVDVRVIAATNKSLADAVKEGTFRRDLFYRLNVACIQVPPLRERKADIIPLVMFFMDKFNNKFGKNFQSISKDAQLLLQSYDWPGNVRELRNLIERIVLMEDGREIKSSHLEMLIGQSPRETKRPQRDEIDIPLQGVDLEEINKKYIMRALELSRGNLSRAARLLNISRPTLAYRVQKYGLSR, encoded by the coding sequence GTGTATAAGTACAGAATTCTCATAGTTGATGATGATGAACTATTGCAGAAGCCGCTGAAACAGATTTTGTCTGAGAAATATAAGACTGTTATTGTAGGAAGCGGTGAAGAAGCTCTCGATGTGATCAAGAAGGAAAGGTTTGATCTTGTGTTGTTGGATATACGTTTACCTGGTATTGATGGTATAGAGACCCTCAAAGCTATTCGAGAGACCGACAAAGATATACTTGTGATAATGATGACGGCATATGAGGACATAAGAACCGTGATTACCTCCATGAAACTCGGTGCATTTGACTACCTTGTGAAGCCACTTGATATGGAAGAGATTGAAATTATTGTAGAGAGAGCACTGGAGAATCTCAGACTGAAAAGGGAGCTTGAAGTTTTACGGCGGGCGTACATCAGAGAATTTGATGTTGAAAAAATAGTGATGGCAAGCAAGGAGATCCGTGAAGTGTTCAACAAGGCGGACAAAGTGGCACGTAGCTCGGATACAACGGTGCTAATAGAAGGTGAGACAGGGACGGGAAAAGAAATAGTTGCTCGCTACATACATTATCGGAGTGACAGATTTGGGCGACCTTTTATGGCTATTAACTGCGGAGCAATAAGCAAAGATTTAGTGGAAAGTGAGCTTTTCGGTTACGAGAAAGGTTCGTTTACCGGTGGGTTGAAAGAAGGAAAAGAGGGGAAGATTGAAGCAGCCAATGGAGGAACACTTTTCCTGGATGAGATAAGTGAACTATCACATCAGACCCAAGTAAATCTATTGAGATTTCTTGAGGAAAAGGAGTTTTACAGAGTTGGGGGTACTGCAAAGATAAGCGTAGATGTTAGAGTAATTGCAGCGACAAATAAGAGTCTCGCCGATGCAGTGAAAGAGGGCACTTTTCGTAGAGACCTCTTTTACAGATTGAATGTTGCATGTATACAGGTGCCCCCACTTAGGGAGAGGAAGGCTGATATTATACCTCTTGTAATGTTCTTTATGGATAAATTTAACAACAAGTTCGGGAAGAATTTTCAATCAATCTCAAAGGATGCTCAGTTACTTCTACAGAGCTACGATTGGCCCGGTAATGTCAGAGAGTTGAGGAACTTAATAGAGCGTATTGTTCTAATGGAGGATGGTAGGGAAATAAAATCTTCTCATTTGGAAATGCTTATTGGACAATCACCCCGGGAAACTAAAAGACCTCAGAGGGATGAAATAGATATTCCATTACAAGGTGTGGATTTAGAAGAAATCAACAAAAAATATATAATGCGTGCACTAGAGCTTAGTAGGGGTAACCTTTCCAGAGCGGCTAGGCTGTTGAATATATCGAGACCGACGCTGGCATACAGGGTACAAAAATATGGGCTGTCGAGATGA